The following proteins are encoded in a genomic region of Fusarium oxysporum f. sp. lycopersici 4287 chromosome 1, whole genome shotgun sequence:
- a CDS encoding hypothetical protein (At least one base has a quality score < 10): MTAQNLLREYQGHIVPQSYNAGFVALSFVVSLVGAGSTLELINRRTGLRGLYNHLLLMSSAVTMGGVSIWCMHFIGNRAIDLADGEPDMQVAYSSGFTAVSFFVPILVLLAAFVAVGTNNSVSWWRLITGGVLCGTAVCGMHYLGNASIDNYTCVYRPAYVVSSAIIAIVASNVALAMFFVFRAMWANSWWKRVISAVVLAGAVSGMHWCAASLSACFIIAISAILRARNMRRSALRAQQITLGAAIFDKAGRILVDPDGLIPSTVVTDSFLEKLVSDHGEMIESYDMIFRELFCLAAAALADRLRNDLTSIGVLWDEILPTGANVRRPRAQQQKPDRGGFVPEAIETGDDKHDSLNMAEKGINVRQQDYGRGSLMFLISHTDSERDAERFVSAGYRFAELHQVSEIIRSSMHIKSHEFETKLRDMSTYTSDQNHLLPGVHLGFFAIRARVSSGFEVLARKDRREGFQDSTIGLSSKMWPFGRSDTLVGARRKAKSVSAALSGRRLPSPDSARSMSNSTINLCPPGSVNRTRSLDSTDDSGAYPAQDELPQATPSYGGIMVFQEITIDVEEGKETVRAQNNGTETSNTVVLEKTNSKSWPGAGIELQTMGHFGTNVQAGARVSKDIETHRGTSSHVASFIDVLFSETVESR, from the exons ATGACCGCTCAAAACTTGCTTCGCGAGTATCAGGGCCATATTGTGCCTCAGAGCTACAATGCCGGCTTCGTCGCCCTCAGCTTCGTTGTTAGCTTGGTTGGTGCTGGCTCGACGCTCGAACTCATCAACAGACGAACCGGCCTCCGGGGTCTCTACAATCA TTTACTACTCATGAGCTCCGCCGTTACGATGGGTGGAGTGTCCATCTGGTGCATG CACTTCATCGGTAACCGAGCCATCGATCTCGCCGACGGAGAACCAGATATGCAGGTGGCATACTCGAGCGGATTCACTGCCGTATCCTTCTTTGTCCCCATCCTGGTGCTTCTAGCTGCCTTCGTCGCCGTCGGTACTAACAACTCCGTGTCCTGGTGGAGGCTGATCACCGGAGGAGTTCTTTGCGGCACTGCCGTCTGCGGAATGCATTATCTTGGTAATGCTTCCATTGATAACTATACATGCGTCTATCGACCAGCATATGTCGTCAGTTCCGCAATTATCGCCATTGTTGCCAGCAATGTGGCCCTGGCGATGTTCTTCGTCTTTAGAGCTATGTGGGCTAATTCATGGTGGAAGCGAGTCATTTCGGCCGTAGTGCTCGCCGGCGCTGTATCTGGGATGCACTGGTGTGCTGCT TCACTCAGTGCTTGTTTCATCATTGCCATCTCAGCCATCCTCAGAGCGAGAAACATGAGGCGATCTGCCCTCCGCGCCCAGCAGATCACTCTTGGAGCCGCCATCTTCGACAAGGCAGGGAGGATCCTCGTTGACCCGGATGGACTCATTCCTAGCACAGTAGTGACTGACTCCTTCTTGGAAAAG CTCGTAAGCGACCACGGCGAGATGATTGAAAGTTACGACATGATCTTCCGGGAACTCTTTTGTCTCGCTGCAGCGGCGCTTGCTGACCGGCTCAGAAATGACCTCACGTCAATCGGAGTGTTGTGGGACGAGATTTTGCCAACAGGTGCGAACGTCAGACGGCCGCGGGCTCAACAGCAAAAACCTGACCGGGGGGGATTTGTGCCGGAGGCTATCGAGACCGGTGACGATAAACATGACAGCCTCAACATGGCAGAGAAGGGAATCAACGTCCGACAGCAGGACTACGGGCGTGGATCgctgatgttcttgatcagcCATACCGATTCGGAACGTGACGCCGAACGATTTGTGTCAGCCGGCTATCGATTTGCCGAGCTGCATCAGGTCAGCGAAATCATCAGGTCGAGCATGCATATCAAGAGCCACGAGTTCGAGACAAAACTACGGGATATGTCAACCTACACAAGCGATCAGAACCATCTGCTCCCTGGCGTTCATCTAGGCTTCTTTGCAATACGAGCCCGAGTCAGTTCGGGGTTCGAGGTCCTCGCACGAAAGG ATCGTCGCGAAGGATTCCAGGACAGCACCATTGGGCTTTCATCCAAAATGTGGCCATTCGGACGATCCGATACCTTAGTAGGGGCGCGACGAAAAGCAAAATCCGTGTCCGCCGCACTCAGTGGCAGGCGGCTTCCATCACCTGACTCAGCACGATCAATGTCAAactcaaccatcaatctcTGCCCGCCTGGAAGCGTCAACCGGACGAGGTCGCTTGATTCGACAGATGATTCAGGGGCGTACCCGGCACAGGACGAGCTACCACAAGCAACGCCGTCATATGGTGGCATCATGGTGTTCCAGGAAATCACCATTGATGTAGAGGAAGGGAAGGAGACAGTAAGGGCGCAGAACAACGGTACCGAAACTTCGAATACGGTCGTCCTGGAGAAGACAAACTCGAAGTCGTGGCCGGGAGCTGGCATCGAGTTGCAGACCATGGGCCATTTTGGAACCAACGTGCAGGCTGGAGCCCGAGTGTCTAAGGACATTGAGACTCACAGAGGCACGTCAAGTCATGTTGCTTCGTTCATTGATGTCTTGTTTTCCGAGACAGTGGAGAGTCGCTGA
- a CDS encoding hypothetical protein (At least one base has a quality score < 10) — protein sequence MARGRRGTRTKRAQTAKGGARSEKRDRLAGPVPRQWRSGNVRFMSSIQPLSMLKAQSSDMTDDPDRPGSTSTNISAELYANYSGLASSGAVPRLYGETLGLWVAVFIVVSTKSPSPSFSPKRCNAIALVYGLIYRYLIGRNEWRGSA from the exons ATGGCCAGGGGACGACGCGGGACAAGAACCAAGAGGGCGCAAACTGCCAAGGGTGGGGCTCGTAGCGAAAAGCGGGATAGATTGGCAGGGCCTGTTCCGAGGCAGTGGCGTTCGGGGAATGTGCGTTTTATG AGCTCGATTCAGCCTTTGTCAATGCTCAAAGCTCAAAGCTCCGACATGACCGATGATCCAGATCGACCTGGATCCACTAGCACGAATATTTCGGCGGAGCTATATGCCAACTATTCGGGCCTTGCTTCCAGTGGTGCTGTGCCTCGGCTTTACGGGGAAACTCTTGGTTTATGGGTTGCCGTCTTCATAGTGGTCTCGACGAAATCCCCATCTCCCTCATTTAGTCCAAAACGATGCAACGCAATAGCG CTCGTCTACGGCCTTATATATCGGTATCT AATCGGTCGAAACGAGTGGAGAGGTAGC GCTTAA
- a CDS encoding hypothetical protein (At least one base has a quality score < 10) has protein sequence MASKKMHLPCRVGAQDAETHGTSLAQISQAGRWNQSVLCQAYLTHLPRQFMRIVAGFSASPGDYFLARAAHEPPYVLQKQLWPWIEEWEPRFEARARRQCWAEGGLDDDDLAADGFLKLMRRLRIVLLQDLAVLQPRYLSLPFFAYAPFNGPEWDEFAVAVRSDAVGATEPLSLLVQCALPELSGVLESTREAVLQNSQRLAIRLEAQLEGIQDGLDALLQGKVHVTFTGHFRAGPAVSLAPAPPSTAPTLNFNTAPAPAPAPEPPVPGMPVVAALAKVFTVRDVWKEWKEGIAGQPAIRVLEETWGSRWRPGNGIRVQFCRRKVTWDELLRAGRSLNRLVDKLKQRRRRGQGQGRIRVQVGNPVPDDPGPGPRPTRGQGHRGRWARLGRRRTAPRRR, from the coding sequence ATGGCGTCAAAGAAGATGCACCTCCCGTGCAGGGTAGGCGCCCAGGACGCGGAGACCCACGGCACGTCGCTCGCCCAGATCTCGCAGGCTGGCCGCTGGAACCAGAGCGTGCTCTGCCAGGCCTATCTTACGCATCTACCGCGCCAGTTCATGCGTATTGTCGCCGGCTTCTCGGCGTCACCCGGGGACTACTTCCTCGCGCGTGCGGCCCACGAGCCCCCGTACGTCTTACAAAAGCAGCTCTGGCCGTGGATCGAGGAGTGGGAGCCTCGCTTTGAGGCTCGCGCGCGCCGGCAATGCTGGGCAGAAGGTGgcctcgacgacgacgacctAGCCGCCGACGGCTTCCTTAAGCTTATGCGGCGCCTGCGCATAGTACTGTTACAGGACCTGGCTGTATTACAGCCTCGCTATTTGTCGCTACCCTTCTTCGCCTACGCCCCTTTTAACGGGCCCGAATGGGATGAGTTCGCCGTCGCCGTTCGCTCTGACGCGGTAGGGGCTACGGAGCCGTTAAGCCTGCTCGTACAATGCGCGCTGCCAGAGCTTAGCGGTGTGTTAGAGAGCACACGCGAGGCCGTCTTACAGAATAGCCAGCGGCTGGCCATCCGGCTAGAGGCCCAGCTAGAAGGAATTCAGGACGGCCTCGATGCCCTCCTCCAAGGCAAGGTCCATGTCACCTTTACCGGCCACTTTAGAGCCGGGCCAGCAGTGTCGCTGGCGCCGGCGCCGCCGTCGACAGCCCCTACCTTGAACTTCAATacggctccggctccggctccggctccagagcctccagTACCAGGTATGCCCGTCGTTGCAGCCCTGGCCAAGGTCTTTACAGTGCGGGATGTCTGGAAGGAATGGAAGGAAGGGATTGCAGGTCAGCCGGCCATACGGGTGCTAGAAGAGACGTGGGGAAGCCGCTGGCGCCCGGGGAACGGGATCAGGGTGCAGTTCTGTCGCCGGAAGGTGACCTGGGACGAGCTCTTACGCGCCGGCCGGAGCTTGAACCGGCTCGTCGACAAGCTCAAACAGCGCCGCCGGCGGGGCCAGGGTCAGGGCCGGATACGGGTACAGGTAGGGAACCCCGTGCCCGATGACCCAGGCCCGGGACCAAGGCCGACTCGGGGCCAGGGCCATCGGGGGCGCTGGGCTCGGCTAGGGAGGAGGCGGACCGCCCCTCGTCGACGGTAA